A genomic window from Silene latifolia isolate original U9 population chromosome 11, ASM4854445v1, whole genome shotgun sequence includes:
- the LOC141615303 gene encoding uncharacterized protein LOC141615303, with amino-acid sequence MCEIIPNPIMRLTAHRPASGLGYEVSVGVGETDHLWDCWQDHVVQLSRKSRPVSFPGETEPEYEAWFNGNSHPFIIDPDHHDAPPPHEDFDIPAETARAVMFQFYETKKIKDDKKQLAFLRKMMKNVGPLIERAGEIIRQRGPRQTPGDVVQRRSDGVYTDSDQEDDN; translated from the exons ATGTGCGAGATCATACCCAATCCCATTATGAGATTGACAGCGCATCGTCCTGCTTCGGGTTTAGGGTACGAGGTTAGTGTTGGGGTTGGGGAGACTGATCATCTTTGGGATTGCTGGCAGGATCACGTGGTTCAGCTTTCTCGTAAATCGAGACCAGTTAGCTTCCCGGGTGAGACGGAGCCAGAGTATGAGGCTTGGTTTAATGGGAATTCTCACCCGTTCATCATTGATCCCGACCACCATGATGCCCCCCCGCCACATGAGGATTTTGATATTCCTGCTGAG ACTGCACGTGCTGTAATGTTTCAGTTTTACGAGACCAAAAAAATTAAGGATGACAAGAAACAGCTTGCCTTCCTCCGCAAGATGATGAAGAACGTCGGCCCATTGATTGAGAGGGCTGGGGAAATCATACGTCAGCGAGGACCTcgtcaaacacccggtgatgttgTTCAGCGTAGATCAGATGGTGTGTACACTGATAGCGACCAAGAGGATGATAACtag